Proteins co-encoded in one Centropristis striata isolate RG_2023a ecotype Rhode Island chromosome 24, C.striata_1.0, whole genome shotgun sequence genomic window:
- the kpnb3 gene encoding importin-5: MAEQQQQFYLLLGNLMSPNNNIRKQSEEAYDTIQGQTKITFLLQAIRDESAAEEVKQMAAVLLRRLLSSSFEEIYPGLTLEMQTAIKTELLTSIQHETSPNIRKKVCDIAAELTRNLIDEHGNNQWPEVLKFLFDSVNSDNVNLRESALHIFWNFPGIFGNQQQHYMEVIKRMLVQCMQDQANPQIRTLAARAAASFVLSNEGNTALLKHFADLLPGILQAVNESCYQADDSVLKSLVEIADTAPKYLRPNLEATLQLCLKLCADTNLTPMQRQLALEVIVTLSETAAAMLRKHTAIVAQSVPQMLAMMVDLEDDDEWAMADELEDDDFDSNAVAGESALDRIACGLGGKIILPMIKQHIMQMLQNPDWKYRHAGLMALSAIGEGCHQQMEAILQEIVSFVLLFCSDPHPRVRYAACNAIGQMATDFAPTFQKKFHVKVISALLQTMEDQSNPRVQAHAAAALINFTEDCPKTLLIPYLENLVQHLHVIMAAKLQELIQKGTKLVLEQVVTSIASVADTAEEKFVPYYDLFMPSLKHIVENAVQKELRLLRGKTIECISLIGLAVGKEKFMPDASAVMQLLLKTQTDFSDLEDDDPQISYMISAWARMCKILGKEFQQYLPVVMGPLMKTASIKPEVALLDTQDMENISEDDGWEFVNLGDQQSFGIKTAGLEEKATACQMLVCYAKELKEGFVEYTEQVVKLMVPLLKFYFHDGVRVAAAESMPLLLECARVRGPEYLTQMWHFMCDALIKAIGTEPDSDVLSEIMHSFAKCIELMGDGCLNNEHFEELGGILKGKLEEHFKNQELRQAKRQDEDYDEQVEESLQDEDENDVYILTKVSDILHSVFSSYKEKVLPWFEQLLQLIVQLICPNRPWADRQWGLCIFDDVVEHCSPASFKYAEYFLRPMLQSLCDTSPEVRQAAAYGVGVMAQYGGESYRPFCTEAIPLLVRVIQAPDSRSKENVNATENCISAVGKVMRFRPECVNVNEILPHWLSWLPLNEDKEEAVHTFDFLCDLIESNNPIVLGPDNANLPKIFLIIADGVANESVKSEDACSKRLANVIRQVQVSAGLWTQCVSTLNETQQKAIQDLLNTA, from the exons GAGGCCTATGACACCATCCAGGGCCAGACCAAGATCACATTCTTGCTGCAGGCCATCAGAGATGAATCTGCAGCAGAGGAG GTCAAACAGATGGCCGCAGTGCTGCTGCGGCGGCTGCTGTCGTCATCTTTCGAGGAGATCTACCCGGGCCTGACTCTGGAGATGCAGACTGCCATCAAGACTGAGCTGCTGACCAGCATCCAGCACGAGACCTCGCCAAACATCCGCAAGAAGGTCTGCGACATCGCAGCTGAGCTCACTCGCAACCTCATCG ATGAACATGGGAATAACCAGTGGCCAGAGGTGCTCAAGTTTCTGTTTGACTCGGTCAATTCAGACAATGTTAACCTGCGAGAATCAGCCCTACACATATTCTG GAACTTCCCAGGGATCTTTGGcaaccagcagcagcattatATGGAGGTCATCAAGCGCATGCTTGTTCAGTGCATGCAGGACCAGGCCAACCCACAG ATTCGCACCCTGGCGGCTCGAGCTGCAGCATCCTTTGTTCTGTCAAACGAAGGCAACACGGCGCTGCTGAAGCACTTCGCTGACCTGCTGCCAGGCATCCTGCAG GCGGTGAACGAGTCATGCTACCAGGCAGACGACTCTGTGCTCAAGTCCTTAGTGGAAATTGCAGACACCGCACCCAAATACCTGAGACCCAACCTGGAGGCCACCCTGCAGCTCTGCCTGAAG CTGTGTGCCGATACCAACCTGACACCCATGCAGAGGCAGTTGGCACTGGAAGTCATCGTCACTTTATCTGAGACTGCTGCAGCCATGCTGAGGAAACACACAGCCATTGTGGCTCAGAGTG tGCCCCAGATGCTGGCTATGATGGTGGACCTGGAGGATGATGATGAGTGGGCCATGGCTGATGAGCTGGAGGACGATGACTTTGACAGTAACGCCGTGGCGGGGGAGAGCGCTCTGGACAGAATCGCCTGTGGTCTGGGAGGGAAGATCATCTTGCCCATGATCAAGCAGCACATCATGCAGATGCTACAGAACC CTGACTGGAAGTACCGCCATGCTGGGCTGATGGCGCTGTCGGCCATCGGTGAGGGCTGCCACCAGCAGATGGAGGCCATCCTCCAAGAGATCGTCAGCTTCGTCCTCCTCTTCTGCTCTGATCCT CACCCAAGAGTACGCTATGCTGCCTGTAACGCCATCGGACAAATGGCCACAGACTTCGCCCCGACCTTCCAAAAGAAATTTCACGTCAAG GTGATCTCAGCCCTGCTTCAGACCATGGAGGACCAGAGTAACCCTCGGGTGCAGGCACATGCTGCTGCCGCCCTCATCAACTTTACAGAGGACTGTCCCAAAACACTGCTGATCCCGTATCTGGAAAACTTGGTGCAGCACCTTCACGTCATCATGGCTGCCAAGCTGCAAGAG TTGATCCAGAAGGGCACCAAACTGGTCCTGGAGCAGGTGGTGACATCCATCGCCTCGGTGGCCGACACAGCTGAGGAGAAGTTTGTGCCATACTACGACCTGTTCATGCCCTCGCTCAAACACATCGTAGAAAACGCCGTGCAGAAGGAGCTCCGGCTGCTCCGTGGGAAGACCATCGAGTGCATCAGCCTCATCGGCCTCGCTGTCGGCAAGGAGAAG TTCATGCCGGATGCCTCCGCTGTCATGCAGCTGCTCCTCAAAACCCAGACAGACTTCAGTGACCTGGAGGATGACGATCCTCAG ATCTCGTACATGATCTCCGCCTGGGCCAGGATGTGTAAGATCCTGGGGAAGGAGTTCCAGCAGTACCTGCCTGTGGTGATGGGCCCCCTGATGAAGACAGCCTCCATCAAGCCTGAGGTGGCCCTGCTAGACA CCCAGGACATGGAGAACATATCAGAGGATGACGGTTGGGAGTTTGTCAACCTGGGAGACCAGCAGAGTTTCGGCATCAAGACTGCCGGCCTGGAGGAGAAAGCCACTGCCTGCCAGATGCTG GTGTGCTATGCCAAAGAGCTGAAGGAGGGTTTCGTGGAGTACACGGAGCAGGTGGTGAAGCTGATGGTTCCCCTCCTCAAGTTTTACTTCCACGATG GCGTGCGGGTGGCAGCAGCTGAATCCATGCCCCTGCTGCTGGAGTGTGCACGGGTCAGAGGACCGGAGTACCTCACCCAGATGTGGCACTTCATGTGTGACGCTCTCATCAAGGCCATCGGCACAGAGCCGGACTCGGACGTCCTGTCAGAGATCATGCACTCTTTCGCCAAG TGCATTGAGTTGATGGGAGACGGCTGTTTGAACAACGAGCATTTCGAGGAGCTGGGCGGCATCTTGAAAGGAAAACTGGAGGAGCATTTTAAGAACCAGGAGCTCAGACAGG CTAAGAGACAGGATGAAGACTATGACGAGCAGGTGGAGGAGTCATTACAAGACGAG GATGAGAACGACGTGTACATCCTCACCAAAGTGTCGGACATCTTGCACTCAGTGTTCAGTAGTTACAAAGAGAAGGTGCTGCCTTGGTTtgaacagctgctgcagctcatcGTCCAGCTAATA TGTCCCAACAGGCCGTGGGCGGACAGACAGTGGGGTCTGTGCATCTTTGACGACGTGGTGGAGCACTGCAGCCCCGCCTCCTTCAAATACGCAGAGTATTTCCTGCGGCCGATGTTGCAGTCCCTGTGTGACACGAGCCCTGAGGTCCGGCAGGCAGCCGCCTACGGTGTGGGTGTCATGGCTCAGTATGGAGGAGAGAGCTACCGCCCATTCTGTACAG AGGCCATCCCCCTGCTGGTCAGAGTCATCCAGGCACCTGACTCTCGCTCCAAGGAGAACGTCAACGCCACAGAGAACTGCATCTCTGCTGTAGGAAAGGTCATGAGGTTTCGGCCGGAGTGCGTAAACGTCAATGAGATCCTTCCCCATTGGCTCAGCTGGCTACCGCTCAATGAAGACAAAGAGGAGGCCGTCCACACGTTTGACTTCCTGTGTGACCTCATTGAAAG CAACAACCCCATTGTCCTTGGACCAGACAACGCAAACCTTCCTAAAATTTTCCTCATCATCGCAGATGGAGTCGCAAACGAATCGGTCAAGAGTGAAGACGCATGCAGCAAACGGCTGGCAAATGTCATCCGTCAAGTACAG GTGTCAGCAGGGTTATGGACACAGTGTGTATCGACACTGAACGAGACGCAGCAGAAAGCCATACAGGACCTACTGAATACTGCCTGA